In Musa acuminata AAA Group cultivar baxijiao chromosome BXJ2-8, Cavendish_Baxijiao_AAA, whole genome shotgun sequence, one genomic interval encodes:
- the LOC135619062 gene encoding protein YABBY 4-like isoform X1 — MSSSSAAFSLDHLSPPPSEQLCYVHCNFCDTVLAVSVPYTSLFKTVTVRCGHCTNLLSVNMRGLLLPAANQLHLSHACLTPAHHNLLDELQCPPPSLLLDPSILCSGNANNNGNLVHSNATVNHNDSINSNCSTTAPVKGAEEVLPRSPVVNRPPEKRQRVPSAYNRFIKDEIQRIKAGNPDITHREAFSAAAKNWAHFPHIHFGLMPDQGLKKASVRQTPEGEDVLPKEGFYATAAANMGVTPF; from the exons ATGTCATCCTCCTCAGCCGCCTTTTCCTTGGACCACCTCTCCCCGCCTCCTTCCGAGCAGCTCTGCTACGTCCACTGCAACTTCTGCGACACCGTCCTCGCC GTGAGTGTTCCCTACACCAGTCTCTTCAAGACGGTGACGGTGAGGTGTGGCCACTGCACCAATCTTCTCTCCGTCAACATGAGGGGTCTTCTCCTCCCTGCGGCCAACCAGCTCCACCTCAGCCATGCCTGCTTGACCCCGGCTCACCATAATCTCCTG gatgagctaCAGTGCCCGCCTCCCAGCTTACTGCTGGATCCATCCATACTGTGCAGTGGCAACGCCAACAACAACGGCAACCTCGTCCACAGTAACGCCACCGTCAACCACAACGACAGCATCAACAGCAACTGCAGCACCACGGCGCCCGTGAAAGGTGCGGAGGAAGTGCTTCCACGGTCCCCGGTCGTCAACAGAC CTCCGGAGAAGCGGCAGCGAGTTCCATCCGCATACAATCGGTTCATCAA AGACGAAATCCAACGCATTAAAGCTGGGAATCCCGACATCACTCACAGGGAGGCCTTCAGCGCCGCTGCAAAGAAC TGGGCCCACTTTCCGCACATCCATTTCGGACTGATGCCGGATCAGGGTCTGAAGAAGGCCAGCGTGCGGCAGACGCCG GAGGGAGAGGATGTTCTTCCCAAGGAGGGTTTCTACGCCACAGCCGCTGCAAACATGGGTGTCACTCCTTTCTAA
- the LOC135619062 gene encoding protein YABBY 4-like isoform X2: protein MSSSSAAFSLDHLSPPPSEQLCYVHCNFCDTVLAVSVPYTSLFKTVTVRCGHCTNLLSVNMRGLLLPAANQLHLSHACLTPAHHNLLDELQCPPPSLLLDPSILCSGNANNNGNLVHSNATVNHNDSINSNCSTTAPVKGAEEVLPRSPVVNRPPEKRQRVPSAYNRFIKDEIQRIKAGNPDITHREAFSAAAKNEGEDVLPKEGFYATAAANMGVTPF from the exons ATGTCATCCTCCTCAGCCGCCTTTTCCTTGGACCACCTCTCCCCGCCTCCTTCCGAGCAGCTCTGCTACGTCCACTGCAACTTCTGCGACACCGTCCTCGCC GTGAGTGTTCCCTACACCAGTCTCTTCAAGACGGTGACGGTGAGGTGTGGCCACTGCACCAATCTTCTCTCCGTCAACATGAGGGGTCTTCTCCTCCCTGCGGCCAACCAGCTCCACCTCAGCCATGCCTGCTTGACCCCGGCTCACCATAATCTCCTG gatgagctaCAGTGCCCGCCTCCCAGCTTACTGCTGGATCCATCCATACTGTGCAGTGGCAACGCCAACAACAACGGCAACCTCGTCCACAGTAACGCCACCGTCAACCACAACGACAGCATCAACAGCAACTGCAGCACCACGGCGCCCGTGAAAGGTGCGGAGGAAGTGCTTCCACGGTCCCCGGTCGTCAACAGAC CTCCGGAGAAGCGGCAGCGAGTTCCATCCGCATACAATCGGTTCATCAA AGACGAAATCCAACGCATTAAAGCTGGGAATCCCGACATCACTCACAGGGAGGCCTTCAGCGCCGCTGCAAAGAAC GAGGGAGAGGATGTTCTTCCCAAGGAGGGTTTCTACGCCACAGCCGCTGCAAACATGGGTGTCACTCCTTTCTAA